The DNA region CCAAGGGGCCGGACGGTGCGCGGATTCTGCTGCGCCACCTGACCAGAGGCGGCCATGCCGGCATGCTGATCGATCAGAAGATGAACGACGGCATCCCGGTTCCCTTCTTCGGCCGCGACGCCATGACCGCGCCGGCCGCCGCCGTCCTCGGCATGAAAATGAAGCTGCCGCTTTGCCCGGCGCGGACCGAGCGGCTGGAGGGCGCGCATTTCCGCATCACCGTCCTGCCGCCGGAGGAATACCCGACCAGCGGCGACCGCAATGCGGATGCGCGAATTCTGATGGAACGGCTGAACCGGCTGTTGGAGGATTGGATCCGCGACAAGCCGGCGCAATGGCTGTGGATCCACCGCCGCTGGCCCGACTGACCGCTCCCCTACCGTGCCAAGGCCCGCCGCCATGACCCTGCCGCTCGACCCCCATCTGCTGCAACTCTACATGATCGCCGTCTGTGTCCTGGTCCTGGCGCCGGGGCCGGATTCGCTGCTGGTGCTGACCCGCAGCATCGCCGACGGCCGTCAGGCCGGGGTGGTGGCGACGCTGGGCATCTGTGTCGGCAACATGGTGCATGCGCTGCTGGCCGCCGCCGGCATCTCCGCCCTGATCGCGGCCTCGACCACGCTGTTCGACATGCTGCGCTATGCCGGCGGCGCCTATCTGGCGTGGATCGGCCTGCGGTCGCTGTGGAACGTCTGGACCAGCCGGGGCGCCGAGCCCGCCCCCGCGGTGGAGACGCCGGCCTCCGCCCGCGCCGGCCGTGTGTTCGTCCAGGCGCTGCTGACGAACCTGCTGAACCCGAAGGTCATCCTGTTCCAGCTGGCCTTCGTCCCGCAATTCATCGCCCCCGCCCTGGGCCATGTGGCGCTGCAGACCTTCATCCTCGGCAGCATCATCTCGGTGCTGGGCGGCATCTATCTGGCCGGCATCGCCGCGCTCAGCGCCGGCGCCGCCCGCCGCGTGCTGTCCAGCCCGCGGGTGCGCGCGGCGCTGGACGGCATCGCCGGGGTGCTGTTCCTGGGCTTCGCGCTGCGCCTGCTGCTGACGGACCGGAAGTTCGCGTGAGGGGCGCGGCAGCCGCCCCTCACGCTGTCCCTCTCGCCGCCCCGCTTACCAAAGATCGTCCTCGTCCTCCGCCCCGGTATCGACATCGAAGGTCGCCGCCTGGCGGACGACGGGGTGGCTGTCCTTCCATTCCTCGAAATCCGACACCACCGCCGGGCGGATGCCGAGAGCCAGCACCGGGCAGCCGCCGCCGCGGCCGGCGTCCAGCCGGTAGAGCAGCTTCTTCATCCAGGTGGTGCTGGCGCCGTACTTGTTCTGGAAATTCTTCATCTCCACGCGCCGCGCCACCTCGGTGAACAGCGGGATCAGCTCGGCGCTGCGGGTCAGCAGCACGCCGGCGTTGATGATGCCGCATTCGTAAAAGGTGCGGGCGGCGTAGAGATCGCGGTCGAAGGTCTGGTCCTTGCTGTTCCATTCCAGATCGAACGATACCCGCCCCTTCACGAAGTCGATCTTGTGACCGTCGATGAAGCCGTTGACCTTGTACAGCTCCTCGCGCTGGCGCTGCTCGGTCACGGTCTGGCCGCGGTTCTTGCCGGCGACGCGGCGCTTTTCCTCGTGCGTCACGATCATCTTGGTGATGAACAGGTCGCCGCGGATGCGCGTCTCGTTCCAGCCCAGCGGGTTCAGCATCCGCTCCATCGTCTTGGCGATCTGCGACTTGTTGCCGCCGGACG from Azospirillum ramasamyi includes:
- a CDS encoding LysE family translocator translates to MTLPLDPHLLQLYMIAVCVLVLAPGPDSLLVLTRSIADGRQAGVVATLGICVGNMVHALLAAAGISALIAASTTLFDMLRYAGGAYLAWIGLRSLWNVWTSRGAEPAPAVETPASARAGRVFVQALLTNLLNPKVILFQLAFVPQFIAPALGHVALQTFILGSIISVLGGIYLAGIAALSAGAARRVLSSPRVRAALDGIAGVLFLGFALRLLLTDRKFA
- a CDS encoding BglII/BstYI family type II restriction endonuclease, whose amino-acid sequence is MNLLACIHDKAPLIEARDPDLGDLFPPGFLDLYEVHSYRNAARILAYACTPEFREITERLMEFRIRTEDIVASGGNKSQIAKTMERMLNPLGWNETRIRGDLFITKMIVTHEEKRRVAGKNRGQTVTEQRQREELYKVNGFIDGHKIDFVKGRVSFDLEWNSKDQTFDRDLYAARTFYECGIINAGVLLTRSAELIPLFTEVARRVEMKNFQNKYGASTTWMKKLLYRLDAGRGGGCPVLALGIRPAVVSDFEEWKDSHPVVRQAATFDVDTGAEDEDDLW